Proteins encoded in a region of the Mucilaginibacter sabulilitoris genome:
- a CDS encoding ammonium transporter, producing MKKFIPFGVLIIVIVLALIYPSVTLTTVKDSKIDTGDTAWLLVSTALVLIMTPGLAFFYGGMVSKKNVLSTMLQSFVCMGVITVIWVIFGFSLAFGDSIGGFIGDPRTFFMMKGTLGNATWKLAPTIPLVLFAMFQLKFAVITPALITGAFAERIRFNSYVIFLCLFMIFIYAPLAHSTWHPDGFLFGKGVLDFAGGTVVHMSAGWAALASALYLKQRNDKAHAPARISYVLLGTGLLWFGWFGFNAGSALGSGTLAATALATTTTASAAAAMSWMFFDILRGKKPGVMGACIGAVVGLVAITPAAGFVTIPHSLIIGIVAAVVSNLVVIWRTSTSIDDTLDVFPCHGVGGMVGMLLTGVFAHQNVNSANTTGNGLYYGETHLFFVHLITLIGVSAFAFFGSLVLLKVTDIISKLRVTPEEELAGLDISQHDEEL from the coding sequence ATGAAAAAATTCATACCCTTTGGCGTACTTATAATTGTAATTGTACTTGCCCTTATATATCCTTCGGTTACCTTAACAACCGTTAAAGACAGTAAAATTGATACCGGTGACACTGCCTGGCTATTGGTAAGTACTGCACTTGTACTGATCATGACCCCAGGACTTGCCTTTTTTTATGGCGGTATGGTTAGTAAAAAGAATGTACTATCAACCATGTTACAAAGCTTTGTTTGCATGGGCGTTATTACTGTAATATGGGTTATTTTTGGATTTAGCCTTGCCTTCGGCGATTCTATCGGCGGCTTCATTGGCGATCCGCGCACCTTCTTTATGATGAAAGGCACATTAGGCAATGCCACCTGGAAGCTGGCACCAACCATACCATTGGTGTTGTTTGCCATGTTCCAGCTAAAATTCGCGGTAATTACCCCGGCCCTTATTACCGGCGCATTTGCCGAGCGTATCCGCTTTAACTCCTATGTAATATTCCTTTGCCTGTTCATGATATTTATATATGCACCGCTTGCGCATTCAACCTGGCACCCGGATGGTTTCCTTTTTGGCAAAGGCGTACTTGATTTTGCGGGTGGCACAGTTGTACACATGTCTGCAGGCTGGGCAGCCCTTGCCTCTGCGTTATATTTAAAACAACGTAATGATAAAGCACACGCTCCTGCCCGTATAAGCTATGTATTATTAGGCACAGGTTTATTATGGTTCGGCTGGTTCGGCTTTAACGCAGGTTCGGCCCTGGGCTCAGGCACTTTAGCCGCCACAGCTTTAGCTACTACAACTACCGCTTCGGCAGCCGCTGCCATGTCATGGATGTTTTTTGACATACTGCGCGGTAAAAAACCAGGTGTTATGGGCGCATGTATTGGCGCGGTTGTTGGCCTTGTTGCCATTACACCTGCAGCCGGTTTTGTAACCATCCCCCACTCATTAATAATAGGCATAGTTGCTGCCGTGGTTAGTAACCTGGTTGTAATCTGGAGAACATCAACCAGCATTGATGATACTCTTGACGTATTCCCTTGTCATGGCGTAGGCGGTATGGTTGGTATGTTATTAACCGGCGTATTTGCCCACCAAAATGTAAACTCAGCCAACACTACCGGCAATGGTTTATACTATGGCGAAACGCATTTATTTTTTGTTCACCTGATAACTTTAATAGGCGTTTCAGCCTTCGCTTTTTTCGGCTCATTAGTTTTATTAAAAGTAACCGACATAATCAGCAAGCTGCGTGTAACTCCAGAAGAGGAACTTGCCGGGCTTGATATCAGTCAGCACGACGAGGAACTTTAA
- a CDS encoding glutamine synthetase III family protein → MSNIRFKALQDVQSRTIPEVKAPSSKISDYFGANVFDKKKMKEYLSTEAYQGIINSIEKGEPIPRDLAEQIASAMKSWALGKGATHYTHWFQPLTGTTAEKHDAFFEPTADGGAIERFSGDALAQQEPDASSFPSGGIRNTFEARGYTAWDPSSPAFLMARTLCIPTVFVSYTGEALDYKVPLLKALNVLDKAAVDVCHYFDKGIEKVNASLGIEQEYFLVDIALFNARPDLYLTGRTLFGHISAKNQQLEDHYFGSIPERVYAYMQDMEAEALLLGIPLKTRHNEVAPSQFECAPIYEEINLAIDHNQLLMDLMDRVARRHNFKVLLHEKPYAGINGSGKHNNWSLITNTGKNLLSPGKTPKNNLMFLTFFVNTIKAVYEHADLLRASIASVNNDHRLGANEAPPAIISIFLGSQLNDVLDEIETSRISKKIKEDNLLWQGIPKIPQILPDNTDRNRTSPFAFTGNKFELRAVGSSANSASPMTVLNLIVADQLKKFKYDVDKLIKKGEKKDVAILMVIKKYIKESKNIRFEGNGYSEAWEKEAEERGLPNVKTTPKALDAMLSEKTDILFAETGIFTPREAHARHEILLDAFYKKLQIEARVIGELVMNVIIPSAIAYQSKLIENVKGLKDIGLDGSTYTAQLDIINKIAQHVNFIKTNVEQMVDERKKANAIDDIRQRAIDYDEKVKSFFQPIRYHVDKLEQLVDDTLWPLPKFRELLFVK, encoded by the coding sequence ATGTCTAACATCCGATTTAAAGCACTGCAGGACGTTCAGAGCAGAACCATCCCTGAGGTGAAAGCCCCTTCTTCAAAAATTTCCGATTACTTTGGCGCCAATGTTTTCGATAAAAAGAAAATGAAGGAATACCTCTCTACTGAGGCTTACCAGGGTATTATCAATTCTATTGAAAAAGGCGAACCAATTCCGCGCGACCTGGCCGAGCAAATTGCCTCCGCCATGAAATCGTGGGCTTTAGGCAAAGGGGCAACGCACTATACACACTGGTTTCAACCGCTTACCGGTACCACAGCTGAAAAACACGACGCATTTTTTGAACCCACAGCTGATGGAGGCGCCATTGAACGTTTTTCGGGCGATGCCTTAGCCCAGCAGGAACCCGATGCTTCGAGCTTTCCGAGCGGCGGCATACGCAATACTTTTGAGGCCCGCGGCTATACCGCGTGGGATCCGTCTTCGCCGGCATTTTTAATGGCGCGTACCTTATGTATACCAACCGTATTTGTTTCCTATACCGGAGAGGCGCTTGATTATAAGGTTCCTTTGTTAAAGGCGCTTAATGTTTTGGATAAAGCTGCCGTTGATGTTTGCCACTATTTTGACAAGGGAATTGAAAAGGTAAATGCGTCATTAGGTATTGAGCAGGAATATTTTTTGGTAGATATTGCCCTGTTTAACGCCCGCCCTGACCTCTACCTTACCGGCCGCACACTTTTCGGCCATATATCGGCCAAAAACCAGCAACTGGAAGATCATTACTTTGGATCGATACCAGAACGTGTATATGCTTACATGCAGGATATGGAAGCTGAAGCCCTGTTGTTAGGTATTCCACTGAAAACACGCCATAATGAAGTTGCGCCTTCGCAATTTGAATGCGCCCCTATTTATGAAGAAATAAACCTGGCCATTGATCATAACCAGTTGCTGATGGACCTGATGGACAGGGTTGCCCGCAGGCACAATTTTAAGGTATTACTGCACGAAAAACCATATGCCGGCATTAATGGCTCAGGCAAGCACAATAACTGGTCACTGATAACCAACACGGGTAAAAACCTGTTATCGCCGGGTAAAACTCCAAAAAACAACCTGATGTTCCTTACCTTTTTTGTGAACACCATAAAAGCGGTATATGAACACGCTGATTTACTAAGGGCTTCTATCGCGTCAGTAAACAACGATCACCGCTTAGGCGCCAATGAGGCTCCCCCTGCCATTATTTCTATATTTTTAGGCAGCCAGTTAAATGACGTGCTTGACGAAATTGAAACCTCAAGGATCAGCAAAAAAATAAAAGAAGACAATTTATTATGGCAGGGTATTCCTAAAATTCCGCAAATTTTGCCGGATAACACCGATCGTAACCGCACTTCGCCATTTGCCTTTACCGGCAACAAGTTTGAGCTGCGTGCTGTTGGTTCATCGGCAAATTCGGCAAGCCCCATGACGGTTCTAAACCTCATCGTGGCCGATCAGCTTAAAAAGTTCAAATATGACGTTGATAAACTGATAAAAAAAGGCGAGAAAAAGGATGTAGCCATATTAATGGTGATCAAAAAATACATCAAGGAATCTAAAAACATTCGTTTTGAGGGCAATGGCTACAGCGAAGCCTGGGAAAAAGAAGCAGAAGAAAGGGGTTTACCAAATGTTAAAACCACTCCAAAGGCCCTGGATGCCATGCTATCTGAGAAAACTGATATCCTTTTTGCAGAAACAGGGATATTTACCCCGCGTGAGGCCCATGCCCGTCATGAAATTTTGCTTGATGCCTTTTATAAGAAACTACAGATAGAAGCCCGTGTTATTGGCGAATTGGTTATGAACGTGATTATACCATCGGCCATAGCTTACCAATCTAAATTGATTGAAAATGTAAAGGGTTTAAAAGACATTGGTCTTGACGGCAGCACTTATACTGCGCAGCTCGATATTATTAATAAAATAGCCCAACACGTTAACTTTATAAAAACCAACGTAGAACAAATGGTTGATGAGCGTAAAAAGGCCAATGCCATTGATGACATACGTCAGCGCGCGATTGATTATGACGAAAAGGTAAAATCATTCTTCCAACCTATCCGTTACCATGTTGACAAGTTGGAACAACTGGTCGATGATACCCTTTGGCCATTACCAAAATTCAGGGAACTACTGTTTGTAAAATAA
- a CDS encoding IS110 family RNA-guided transposase: MTRILKQVAGIDVAQNELVVSLGRVDEFLCKEIYSYKTFANKPSGFAALQLWINKHTDNQVSVRYTMEATGVYHEKLAYYLSDQGFEVSVVLPNKISSYMKTLEIKTITDKTASQAICQFGLERSLDLWQQPKKIFRDLKQLTRERDQIVADRTMAKNQLHAEQAEAFPNDRSIYRANQRIKLLNEQEKEIKQELAVFVKTDKELHKKIDLITSISGVGDLTAVIVLAETNGFELIRNKKQLISFAGLDVIGKDSGTSVKGKPRISKKGNRHIRKAMHMPSLNAIRNDERFKAIFVRLVSKHGIKMKAAVAVQRKILEMIYTIWTTEKPYDKEYLQKTNIATA, encoded by the coding sequence ATGACAAGAATTTTAAAGCAAGTAGCCGGCATAGATGTGGCTCAAAACGAATTAGTAGTATCGTTAGGAAGAGTTGATGAATTTCTTTGTAAAGAAATTTATTCCTATAAGACATTTGCCAACAAGCCATCAGGTTTTGCTGCTCTACAGCTATGGATAAATAAGCATACGGACAATCAGGTATCTGTTCGTTATACTATGGAAGCCACCGGTGTTTACCATGAAAAATTGGCTTATTACTTATCGGATCAGGGTTTTGAGGTAAGTGTTGTATTGCCTAATAAGATCAGTAGTTACATGAAAACGCTGGAGATAAAAACGATCACAGATAAAACAGCATCGCAGGCTATATGTCAGTTCGGATTAGAACGATCACTTGATCTCTGGCAACAGCCAAAAAAGATATTCAGGGATCTGAAGCAGTTGACAAGAGAACGGGATCAGATCGTAGCCGACCGTACAATGGCTAAAAATCAATTGCATGCAGAACAGGCAGAGGCTTTCCCTAACGACAGAAGTATATACAGGGCGAATCAGCGGATCAAGCTACTCAATGAGCAGGAAAAAGAGATCAAACAAGAGCTGGCTGTATTTGTAAAAACAGATAAGGAACTACATAAAAAGATAGACTTGATTACTTCCATATCAGGAGTAGGAGATCTTACAGCGGTAATAGTATTAGCAGAAACCAATGGCTTTGAGTTGATCAGAAACAAAAAACAGTTGATAAGTTTTGCCGGGTTGGATGTTATCGGAAAAGATTCGGGTACATCAGTAAAAGGGAAACCCAGGATCTCAAAAAAAGGGAATCGGCATATTAGGAAAGCGATGCATATGCCTTCTTTAAACGCGATCAGAAATGATGAGCGCTTTAAAGCGATTTTCGTTAGACTGGTATCCAAACACGGCATTAAAATGAAAGCAGCAGTGGCTGTACAAAGAAAAATACTGGAAATGATTTATACGATCTGGACAACAGAAAAACCTTATGATAAAGAATATTTACAAAAAACAAATATAGCAACAGCTTAA
- a CDS encoding DUF4468 domain-containing protein, with translation MKNILIAFICILFAKNAAAQKDSLAIDENDKYIYYQTVSEPNLNADTLYNRALYFFKTGNAKDKLKLTTADKAQGVLAGNGGFLVSKKSFVTTHEDGEITYTMRIEVKDGKYRYWFTDFVYVPYQRNRYNIYEPVPGITIPLEKADGKLDKRDIAEFQNRILLNSRRVGGVLRAYMLKVSALPKAEKKLNKISTKEW, from the coding sequence ATGAAGAATATACTGATCGCTTTTATTTGTATCCTGTTTGCTAAAAATGCTGCCGCACAGAAAGATTCTCTGGCGATTGATGAAAATGATAAATATATCTATTATCAAACGGTTAGTGAGCCCAATTTAAATGCCGATACGTTATATAACCGGGCGCTTTACTTTTTTAAAACAGGTAATGCTAAAGATAAGCTGAAATTGACTACGGCCGACAAAGCTCAGGGTGTGCTGGCTGGTAACGGTGGCTTTCTGGTATCAAAAAAGTCGTTTGTAACTACGCATGAGGATGGGGAAATAACCTATACAATGCGCATCGAGGTAAAGGATGGCAAATACCGGTATTGGTTTACTGATTTTGTGTACGTGCCTTATCAGCGTAACCGTTATAATATTTATGAGCCAGTGCCGGGTATAACTATACCTTTAGAAAAGGCTGACGGCAAATTGGATAAACGTGATATAGCTGAATTTCAGAACCGGATACTGTTGAATAGTCGCAGGGTAGGCGGGGTTCTGCGTGCATACATGTTAAAAGTTTCGGCATTACCCAAGGCAGAAAAAAAGCTGAATAAAATATCAACTAAGGAGTGGTAG
- a CDS encoding ammonium transporter, translating into MKVSSTKHNLLSAVRQLSREKWALGATILTGKMIGLLLVLVAMMTLPGILGTSAHAAETYTAHETAMINTVNTVWTLVAAFLVFGMQAGFVMLEAGFARKRETVNVLMECIFDTCLCGLLFYAIGYAFMFGNGNGFIGWGGLGADGKTITNWFFLQNTPATYGATGIPLLAHWIFQYAFADTCSTIVSGAMIGRTSFRGDILYSIGITGFIYPIIGHWAWGPDGFLATMGTSGIFAHLSAQPFRDFAGSTVVHTIGGVASLAGAMVLGPRLGRIFARDDKQKGGLPPGHNLLVAAVGGFILWFGWYGFNPGSTLSAMDMQGIGRVAANTTLAACAGGFSAMLAALWWGPTKGKFDLAFTINGFLAGLVAITCPCYWVSPLGSILLGAVAGLIIFAGVYAIEWFRIDDPVGAVSVHGLNGIWGTLSLGLFASGQFGATGPTGADNSAPVTGLFYGGGFDVLKAQFIGSFAITASVFIVSFAMMYIINKLPNPWRLRIEEHGEVSLGGIDVFDHGIEVYPVQEEEVSLSGLFDKGVKSTSEV; encoded by the coding sequence ATGAAAGTAAGTTCAACAAAACACAACCTCCTGAGTGCAGTCCGGCAACTGTCACGTGAAAAATGGGCGCTGGGAGCTACCATTTTAACAGGAAAGATGATTGGTTTATTGCTGGTGCTTGTGGCAATGATGACTTTGCCAGGTATATTAGGTACTTCGGCCCACGCTGCTGAAACTTATACCGCCCATGAAACTGCAATGATCAATACCGTAAACACGGTTTGGACCCTCGTTGCTGCCTTTTTGGTATTTGGTATGCAGGCGGGTTTTGTTATGCTTGAAGCTGGCTTTGCCCGCAAACGCGAAACGGTAAACGTTTTAATGGAGTGTATTTTTGATACATGCCTTTGCGGGTTACTATTCTACGCCATAGGTTATGCCTTTATGTTTGGTAATGGCAATGGCTTTATTGGCTGGGGCGGACTTGGAGCTGATGGGAAAACCATCACAAACTGGTTCTTTTTACAAAACACCCCTGCCACTTATGGCGCAACAGGTATTCCGCTTTTGGCGCACTGGATATTTCAGTATGCATTTGCTGATACCTGCTCAACCATTGTTTCTGGTGCAATGATAGGTCGTACCAGTTTCCGCGGCGATATTTTATACAGTATAGGTATTACAGGATTTATTTACCCGATAATTGGTCACTGGGCATGGGGACCCGACGGTTTCCTTGCAACCATGGGTACATCAGGGATTTTTGCTCATTTAAGCGCACAGCCTTTCCGCGATTTTGCAGGTTCAACCGTGGTGCATACCATTGGTGGTGTTGCATCGTTGGCAGGTGCAATGGTGTTAGGCCCGCGGTTAGGCCGCATATTTGCCCGGGACGATAAACAAAAAGGCGGATTGCCTCCGGGTCATAACTTATTAGTAGCTGCAGTAGGTGGTTTTATATTATGGTTTGGATGGTATGGCTTTAACCCGGGTTCAACCCTGTCGGCAATGGATATGCAGGGTATTGGCCGCGTAGCTGCCAACACTACACTTGCAGCCTGCGCCGGTGGTTTTTCTGCCATGCTTGCAGCGCTTTGGTGGGGGCCAACAAAAGGTAAATTTGATTTGGCCTTTACCATAAATGGTTTCCTGGCAGGTTTGGTTGCTATCACTTGCCCATGTTACTGGGTAAGCCCGCTGGGTTCAATTTTACTTGGCGCGGTTGCAGGCCTAATCATATTTGCTGGTGTTTATGCTATTGAGTGGTTCCGTATTGACGATCCGGTTGGTGCAGTTTCTGTACACGGCTTAAACGGTATATGGGGTACCTTGTCATTAGGTTTATTTGCTTCAGGTCAGTTTGGTGCTACAGGCCCAACAGGTGCCGATAATTCAGCTCCGGTTACAGGTTTGTTTTATGGCGGGGGCTTTGATGTACTTAAGGCTCAATTTATCGGCAGCTTTGCTATTACAGCTTCGGTATTCATTGTGAGCTTCGCTATGATGTATATCATCAATAAATTACCTAATCCATGGAGACTGCGTATTGAAGAGCACGGCGAGGTTAGCCTGGGTGGTATCGACGTATTTGACCATGGTATTGAAGTTTACCCTGTTCAAGAAGAGGAAGTTAGCTTAAGCGGTCTTTTTGACAAAGGGGTTAAATCTACTTCTGAGGTTTAA
- a CDS encoding energy transducer TonB — protein MLITKLNLYNAEWLDLVFDHRNKEYGAYDLRQHYGRNMTKAMALTFTGVAILVAASIIFKPKPAERLRIIEVPLMDIKTIKQEKLIEKPKPAEAKPAAPLKPVVPVQTVQNLPPVVVPNDPPIDPHTTAELQNSVISNVDSKGAPGGTNVLDGKADGGNGNTAAPEDNGVKELGTLEVMPEPVGGAAAWAKFLQKNLRFPAVAQEQGVSGKVLLSFIIEKDGSLSNIKIERGAGYGFDEEALRVLKLAKAWKPGIQNNQPVRVRYNIPINFQLSE, from the coding sequence ATGCTTATCACCAAACTAAATTTGTACAATGCCGAGTGGCTCGACCTTGTATTTGATCATCGCAACAAAGAGTATGGCGCTTACGACTTAAGGCAGCACTATGGCCGTAACATGACCAAGGCCATGGCCCTTACTTTTACCGGCGTTGCCATTTTAGTAGCAGCCAGTATTATATTTAAGCCTAAACCGGCTGAACGGCTAAGGATAATTGAGGTCCCGTTAATGGACATAAAAACTATTAAACAGGAAAAACTCATCGAAAAACCCAAACCCGCGGAAGCAAAACCAGCCGCTCCACTTAAACCAGTGGTACCGGTGCAAACAGTTCAAAATTTACCCCCGGTTGTGGTTCCTAATGATCCGCCTATTGACCCGCACACTACTGCTGAATTACAAAACAGTGTTATAAGCAATGTAGACAGCAAAGGCGCGCCTGGAGGTACCAACGTTTTAGATGGAAAAGCGGATGGAGGAAATGGTAACACGGCGGCTCCGGAAGATAATGGTGTAAAGGAATTGGGCACATTGGAAGTTATGCCTGAGCCCGTTGGCGGTGCAGCGGCATGGGCTAAATTTTTGCAGAAAAATTTGCGGTTCCCGGCTGTTGCGCAGGAGCAAGGCGTTTCGGGAAAGGTTCTTTTAAGTTTTATTATTGAAAAAGATGGCTCATTATCAAATATAAAAATAGAACGCGGCGCGGGGTACGGATTTGATGAAGAGGCGCTGCGTGTACTCAAACTGGCCAAAGCCTGGAAACCTGGTATCCAGAATAATCAGCCGGTGCGCGTTAGGTATAATATACCTATTAACTTTCAATTATCTGAATAG
- a CDS encoding AIR synthase related protein has product MISSQRYDQRGVSASKDDVHNAIRNIDKGIFPKAFCKIIPDILTSDDTYCNIMHADGAGTKSSLAYTYWKETGDISVWRGIAQDAIIMNLDDLLCVGATDNILLSSTIGRNKNLIPGEVIAAIINGTEEILSELRDAGIGIYSTGGETADVGDLVRTIIVDSTVTCRMKRDDVISNHRIQPGDVIVGLASYGKASYENEYNGGMGSNGLTSARHDVFNKTIAEKYPESYDAAIPYELIFSGSKNLTDMIDIGDGQSITAGKLVLSATRTYAPIIKAILDGYRSQIHGMVHCSGGAQTKVLHFIDNLHIIKDNLFSAPPLFKLIHEESKTSWQEMYKVFNMGHRMELYVPQEIAADLIKISQSFGVEAQIIGRVEAAETKGVTVKSEFGVFEY; this is encoded by the coding sequence ATGATTTCTTCACAACGTTATGATCAACGTGGCGTATCTGCCTCAAAAGATGATGTACACAATGCAATAAGAAATATCGACAAAGGAATTTTCCCAAAGGCTTTTTGCAAAATTATTCCGGATATTTTAACCAGCGATGACACCTACTGCAACATCATGCATGCCGATGGCGCCGGTACAAAATCGTCACTGGCTTATACTTACTGGAAAGAAACAGGCGATATATCTGTATGGCGAGGCATAGCGCAGGATGCCATTATCATGAACCTTGATGATCTGCTTTGCGTAGGCGCTACTGATAATATCCTGCTGTCATCAACTATTGGCCGTAATAAAAACCTAATACCTGGCGAAGTTATAGCGGCTATTATTAACGGAACCGAAGAAATACTAAGCGAATTGCGCGATGCCGGCATCGGCATCTATTCAACCGGTGGCGAAACTGCTGATGTAGGCGATCTGGTGCGCACCATCATTGTAGATTCTACAGTTACCTGCCGCATGAAACGTGATGATGTAATCTCAAATCACCGCATACAGCCGGGCGATGTTATAGTTGGCTTGGCATCTTATGGCAAAGCCAGTTACGAAAACGAATATAACGGCGGTATGGGTTCGAACGGATTAACATCTGCCCGGCATGATGTATTTAACAAAACCATAGCCGAAAAATATCCTGAAAGCTATGATGCTGCCATCCCCTATGAACTGATATTCAGCGGAAGTAAAAACCTTACTGATATGATTGATATTGGTGATGGTCAAAGCATAACAGCAGGCAAGCTTGTTTTAAGCGCAACCCGTACTTATGCACCTATTATTAAAGCCATACTTGATGGCTATCGCAGCCAGATTCATGGCATGGTACATTGCAGCGGCGGCGCGCAAACCAAGGTATTGCACTTTATTGACAACCTGCACATTATAAAGGATAACCTATTTTCGGCTCCTCCCCTGTTTAAGCTGATACACGAAGAATCAAAAACCAGCTGGCAGGAAATGTACAAAGTTTTCAACATGGGGCACCGGATGGAACTATACGTACCCCAGGAAATAGCTGCCGACCTGATTAAAATATCGCAAAGCTTTGGTGTTGAAGCGCAAATTATTGGCCGTGTTGAGGCAGCAGAAACTAAAGGAGTAACCGTTAAATCGGAATTTGGGGTATTTGAATATTAA
- a CDS encoding outer membrane beta-barrel protein has translation MKKVSLLLCLFSIAAFTVKAQDSTKTAAPDPPLTITGSVDAYYKYDFSKHANIPTSFATDHNSMSIGMVDLGLKKKVGKAAFVGELSFGPRGQGQSIPNAGDNGDSFHIQNLYMSYDVTDKFVLTGGYMSTFIGYEVISPVGNFNYSTSYLFTNGPFQNAGFKATYSFSDKVSLMAGIFNDQWNAYKANTGMNNFGAQLMIAPVKGWTAYLNVITGGTAGTEFDLTTAYQITDAFKLGLNAADYKATNGTKGGFTGVALYPQLAVSKDVTLGLRGEYFKTKAGDFALAGPDPGEHVTAVTFTANIKAGPLSLIPEFRLDNNSTEAFTKSSGDPTKSASQFVIAAVYAF, from the coding sequence ATGAAAAAAGTAAGTTTACTCTTATGTTTATTTTCTATCGCGGCCTTTACAGTTAAGGCACAGGACTCTACAAAAACTGCGGCACCCGACCCGCCGTTGACCATCACGGGCTCGGTAGATGCCTATTATAAATATGACTTTTCCAAACATGCCAATATACCCACCAGCTTTGCAACCGATCATAATTCCATGTCAATAGGTATGGTTGACCTTGGACTGAAGAAAAAAGTAGGTAAAGCGGCATTTGTGGGTGAGCTTTCCTTTGGTCCGAGAGGTCAGGGGCAGTCTATCCCCAATGCAGGTGATAATGGCGATTCGTTCCATATCCAGAACTTATACATGTCATATGATGTAACCGATAAGTTTGTACTGACCGGTGGTTATATGTCAACCTTTATCGGTTATGAAGTAATCAGCCCGGTAGGCAACTTTAACTACTCTACCTCGTACCTGTTCACCAACGGTCCGTTCCAGAATGCAGGTTTCAAGGCCACCTATTCGTTCTCGGATAAAGTAAGTTTAATGGCCGGTATCTTTAACGACCAGTGGAATGCCTACAAAGCCAATACCGGAATGAATAACTTTGGCGCACAGCTGATGATCGCCCCGGTAAAAGGTTGGACAGCTTACCTGAACGTAATAACGGGCGGCACAGCAGGTACCGAGTTTGACCTGACCACGGCTTACCAGATCACCGATGCCTTTAAACTGGGCCTGAACGCAGCTGATTACAAAGCAACTAATGGCACCAAAGGCGGTTTCACCGGAGTGGCCTTGTATCCACAGCTGGCGGTATCGAAAGATGTGACTTTGGGTTTAAGAGGGGAGTATTTTAAAACCAAAGCGGGCGACTTTGCCCTGGCTGGTCCTGACCCGGGCGAGCATGTAACAGCGGTAACCTTTACAGCCAACATCAAGGCAGGGCCGTTATCGCTAATCCCGGAGTTCAGACTGGATAATAACTCTACCGAAGCCTTTACCAAAAGCTCGGGCGATCCTACAAAATCTGCCTCGCAATTTGTTATAGCAGCGGTTTACGCTTTCTGA